A DNA window from Helianthus annuus cultivar XRQ/B chromosome 15, HanXRQr2.0-SUNRISE, whole genome shotgun sequence contains the following coding sequences:
- the LOC110909589 gene encoding uncharacterized protein LOC110909589: MADASNVNDDDDVARQEAFENKVTEVAEGVMQANLPRLAQEVESRVLGVVDAMMTSKIEELKELFEGSRSKSKERRCTYKDFMACNPATYDGKIDPIACQRWISNIEAVFIRSRCDNEDKVMFATGQLTFQAKDWWDAHSKEIGEERLQTMTWQEFKDPFMKYHCPQSAIDKIQEDFLRLRQRNETINEISNIFLDKMKFCGEFVQTERMKINRFYGVLKAEFREFITPSKCETLDELINLARDREIEIKRQEERGEKRPNEKGGSSTPTKKGKYQEQGRKDKSKSGITPCKTCGKLHTGECLLGKKGCYKCGKEGHSSYQCPGSPKTCFNCFEKGHIKSECPKLQQESKKEDKKQEGSKAKGRMYQITSEEAKSLPNVISGVKEEGSSAKKTEGSQDRGKSST; this comes from the exons ATGGCTGATGCAAGCAACgttaatgatgatgacgatgtGGCTAGACAAGAAGCGTTCGAGAACAAAGTTACGGAAGTAGCGGAAGGGGTTATGCAAGCCAATCTTCCACGGTTGGCTCAGGAGGTAGAAAGCCGAGTTCTGGGGGTTGTGGATGCTATGATGACCAGTAAGATCGAGGAATTGAAAGAACTATTTGAGGGGTCTAGAAGTAAAAGTAAGGAACGACGATGCACGTATAAAGACTTTATGGCGTGCAATCCGGCAACGTATGATGGTAAAATTGATCCGATCGCATGCCAAAGATGGATTTCAAATATAGAAGCAGTGTTCATTCGAAGTCGTTGTGATAACGAAGATAAGGTGATGTTCGCCACCGGCCAACTCACTTTTCAggcaaaagattggtgggatgcaCACAGTAAAGAGATAGGTGAAGAGAGGCTCCAAACAATGACCTGGCAGGAGTTTAAGGATCCTTTCATGAAATATCACTGCCCTCAGTCAGCCATTGATAAGATTCAAGAGGATTTCTTACGCCTCCGACAGCGAAACGAGACGATAAATGAGATATCAAACATTTtcttggataagatgaagttttgtggAGAGTTTGTGCAAACTGAAAGGATGAAGATTAATCGCTTTTATGGCGTATTAAAGGCAGAATTTAGGGAGTTCATCACTCCCTCGAAGTGTGAGACTCTTGACGAGCTCATCAATCTAGCGCGGGATAGAGAAATCGAGATCAAGAGGCAAGAAGAGCGTGGAGAAAAGAGACCCAATGAAAAAGGTGGAAGTTCGACCCCGACCAAAAAGGGGAAGTATCAAGAGCAAGGAAGAAAGGATAAGTCGAAGAGTGGTATCACGCCGTGCAAGACTTGTGGAAAACTTCATACGGGGGAATGTTTGTTAGGCAAGAAAGGGTGTTACAAATGCGGTAAGGAGGGACACTCATCTTATCAATGTCCGGGTAGCCCGAAAACTTGTTTCAACTGTttcgaaaaggggcacatcaaatcTGAGTGCCCGAAACTCCAGCAAGAGTCGAAGAAGGAAGATAAGAAACAAGAAGGTTCTAAGGCCAAGGGTAGAATGTACCAAATTACATCCGAAGAAGCCAAGTCTCTCCCGAATGTGATTTCAG gcgtgaaggaagaaggcTCAAGTGCTAAGAAAACGGAAGGttcacaagatcgag gtaaatcctcgacTTAG